In one window of Ruminococcus albus AD2013 DNA:
- the gmk gene encoding guanylate kinase, translating into MDKMEKREPRLMIVSAPSGCGKGTIMERAFKENEVFYSVSCTTRGPRPGEVPGKSYHYITTEEFEKMIAEDSFLEYAKYNQTYYGTPRKPVEENLAAGKDVILEIETQGAFKVKELRPEVSSLFILPPSIKELRRRLHKRATEDEETIEKRVAQAAGEIAQADKYDYVIMNDDLDPAVEDFKAVIDGIRGEREPAVRFSPKNEEIKNMIREVLENA; encoded by the coding sequence ATGGATAAGATGGAAAAGAGAGAGCCCAGGCTGATGATAGTTTCAGCTCCTTCGGGCTGCGGCAAGGGAACTATAATGGAGAGAGCATTCAAGGAAAACGAAGTGTTCTATTCCGTTTCCTGCACTACGAGAGGTCCCAGACCCGGTGAGGTTCCGGGTAAGAGTTATCATTATATCACAACCGAAGAGTTTGAGAAGATGATAGCAGAGGACAGTTTTCTTGAATACGCAAAATACAATCAGACCTATTACGGTACACCCAGAAAGCCTGTTGAGGAAAACCTCGCGGCTGGTAAGGATGTTATACTTGAGATAGAGACTCAGGGTGCTTTTAAGGTAAAGGAATTAAGACCCGAGGTATCCTCGCTTTTCATTCTTCCGCCGTCCATAAAGGAGCTCAGAAGAAGGCTCCACAAGAGGGCGACTGAGGATGAAGAAACTATCGAGAAGCGCGTTGCACAGGCAGCGGGCGAGATAGCTCAGGCTGATAAATATGACTATGTGATCATGAATGACGATCTTGATCCGGCTGTTGAAGACTTCAAGGCTGTTATTGATGGTATAAGGGGCGAGCGCGAACCTGCTGTAAGGTTCAGCCCTAAAAATGAAGAAATAAAAAATATGATACGAGAGGTGCTTGAAAATGCTTAG
- the rpoZ gene encoding DNA-directed RNA polymerase subunit omega codes for MLRPAVCQILKNNESYYSLVIAVAKRAREITDEASKNEKILEEKPVKTAVDELAAGEYKIIEDPSLKN; via the coding sequence ATGCTTAGACCGGCAGTATGTCAGATACTTAAAAACAATGAGAGCTATTATTCACTGGTGATAGCTGTAGCAAAACGTGCAAGAGAGATAACAGATGAGGCAAGCAAGAACGAGAAGATCCTTGAAGAAAAGCCTGTTAAGACTGCAGTTGATGAACTCGCGGCTGGTGAATACAAGATAATAGAGGATCCATCACTCAAAAACTGA
- the priA gene encoding replication restart helicase PriA, with translation MGDRETVAYVALSHAAYSFDGEYSYLVPERYRQVLKAGMRVLVSFGRGNNRVIGLVTRLGDDDDNKHKLKPVISVIDKESLVTDEMMKIIYWLKENTFCTYYDAFKSAVPTGFSYKVDMHFALVNTYIDRESLSAEEAEIVGFLESCDDAAEIDKYFDLKANPQRKKPLDTLIDKGYVEEVPSFKRKVGDDSVKMAVLNDGYEDADLTPKQKKVVELLEESGSASVKELCYMTGCTSTIIKRLCEKEVLRVYEQEVLRNAVGELGDRESPEDIVLNDEQKMAYNGIMSLIRAGKPAGALLYGVTGSGKTSVFIRVIDSVVKMGKTAIMLVPEISLTPQMLARFKVLFGENIALLHSSLSLGQRMDEFKRIKRGEARIIIGTRSAVFAPAENIGVIIMDEEGEQSYKSDSNPRYHARDVAIQRCGHNGALLLMASATPSLETFYHAQKGRFHLFTLAHRYSDAALPKVEIIDMQTESAEGNDSLISRKLADKLTETLKRDEQAILLLNRRGFTTYVSCASCRQPVVCPKCNIPLTYHKKNDRFMCHYCGYTMDNLAVCPSCGSDKLRSSGVGTQRVEDELARIYPDARILRMDADTTSSRYAYEEKFKAFENHEYDIMLGTQMIAKGLNFPNVTLVGVISLDKALFTGDFRSYERTFSLLTQVAGRSGRGSKPGSAYIQTFVPDHYVLNLAAEQNYDEFYAEEIALRQSLIYPPCCDICVIGFSAVMESRAIAAADHVTAFIAEYLRKNKVDFPLRAIGPAPCTLEVINGRFRYRLILKSKNTRCFRQMIAAVLKDFGDNKDFKEVRIYADINGDIGL, from the coding sequence ATGGGAGACAGGGAGACTGTTGCGTATGTGGCGCTGAGCCATGCAGCTTACAGCTTTGATGGCGAATACAGCTACCTCGTTCCCGAACGATACAGACAGGTACTCAAGGCGGGAATGAGGGTGCTGGTATCCTTTGGCCGCGGAAACAACAGGGTGATAGGTCTTGTTACAAGACTTGGAGATGACGATGATAACAAGCATAAATTGAAGCCTGTTATATCTGTCATTGATAAGGAAAGCCTTGTTACCGATGAGATGATGAAGATCATCTACTGGCTGAAAGAAAATACTTTCTGCACCTATTATGATGCATTTAAAAGTGCCGTGCCCACGGGATTTTCGTATAAAGTCGATATGCATTTCGCACTTGTGAATACTTATATCGACCGTGAGAGCCTGAGTGCCGAAGAAGCAGAGATAGTCGGTTTTCTTGAAAGCTGTGACGATGCTGCGGAGATTGACAAGTATTTCGACTTGAAAGCCAATCCTCAGCGAAAAAAGCCATTGGATACACTGATAGACAAGGGCTATGTTGAAGAAGTACCTAGCTTCAAGAGGAAAGTTGGCGACGACAGCGTTAAAATGGCTGTGCTCAATGATGGATATGAGGACGCCGATCTTACACCCAAGCAGAAAAAAGTTGTGGAGCTGCTGGAAGAAAGCGGTTCGGCATCGGTAAAAGAGCTTTGCTATATGACGGGCTGTACTTCCACTATCATCAAAAGGCTTTGTGAAAAAGAAGTTCTTCGCGTATATGAGCAGGAAGTTCTACGCAATGCAGTAGGTGAACTGGGTGATAGGGAGAGTCCGGAGGATATCGTTCTTAATGATGAACAGAAGATGGCGTATAACGGCATAATGTCCCTTATACGAGCAGGAAAGCCAGCAGGTGCGCTACTTTACGGCGTAACAGGCAGCGGCAAGACTTCTGTTTTTATCAGGGTCATCGACAGTGTTGTCAAGATGGGAAAAACAGCGATAATGCTTGTTCCCGAGATATCTCTTACCCCTCAGATGCTTGCGAGATTCAAGGTGCTATTCGGCGAGAATATCGCTCTTTTACATTCATCGTTGTCACTTGGACAGCGCATGGACGAATTCAAACGAATAAAGCGCGGCGAAGCGAGGATAATAATCGGAACAAGAAGTGCTGTATTCGCACCTGCAGAGAATATCGGTGTGATAATAATGGACGAGGAAGGCGAACAGTCTTATAAATCCGACTCTAATCCTCGTTATCACGCAAGAGATGTGGCCATACAGCGCTGCGGTCATAACGGAGCACTTCTTCTCATGGCTTCTGCGACTCCTTCACTGGAAACATTCTATCATGCACAGAAAGGAAGATTCCATCTTTTCACGCTCGCACACAGGTACAGTGATGCCGCTTTACCTAAGGTCGAGATAATAGATATGCAGACAGAATCAGCCGAGGGCAATGACAGCCTGATAAGCCGAAAACTTGCTGATAAGCTGACCGAAACCCTGAAAAGGGACGAACAGGCGATACTTCTGTTGAATAGGCGTGGTTTCACGACCTATGTCAGCTGTGCAAGCTGCCGACAGCCTGTTGTCTGCCCAAAATGCAATATCCCGCTGACTTACCACAAAAAGAACGACAGGTTCATGTGCCATTACTGCGGTTATACTATGGATAATCTTGCGGTGTGCCCGTCCTGCGGTTCTGATAAACTGAGGTCGAGCGGTGTAGGTACACAAAGGGTAGAGGATGAACTTGCAAGGATTTATCCCGATGCAAGGATACTACGCATGGACGCTGATACAACTTCATCGCGATACGCTTACGAGGAAAAATTCAAGGCTTTTGAGAACCATGAGTATGATATCATGCTTGGTACGCAGATGATAGCTAAGGGACTGAATTTCCCGAATGTAACGCTGGTGGGAGTTATCTCACTCGATAAAGCGCTGTTTACCGGGGATTTCAGAAGCTACGAGAGGACATTCTCTCTGCTGACTCAGGTTGCGGGAAGAAGTGGACGTGGCAGTAAACCCGGGTCTGCCTACATACAGACTTTTGTGCCAGATCATTATGTCCTGAATCTTGCGGCTGAACAGAATTACGATGAATTCTACGCTGAAGAGATCGCATTGAGGCAATCGCTTATCTATCCGCCATGCTGTGATATCTGTGTTATAGGTTTTTCCGCTGTAATGGAAAGCAGAGCGATTGCCGCGGCTGACCATGTGACAGCATTTATAGCAGAATATCTGCGTAAGAACAAGGTTGATTTTCCACTGAGGGCGATCGGACCCGCGCCATGTACTCTTGAAGTCATAAACGGCAGATTCAGGTACAGGCTGATACTTAAATCAAAAAACACAAGGTGTTTCAGGCAGATGATAGCAGCTGTGCTGAAAGATTTTGGTGATAACAAGGACTTCAAGGAAGTCCGTATATATGCTGATATCAACGGTGATATCGGTCTTTAG
- the def gene encoding peptide deformylase yields MAVRNILNKSDETLHKVCRPVEKFDEKLWTWLDDMKETLAKANGVGLAAPQVAILRRFCIIDVGDGNVYELINPEIIEKSEETQRVLEGCLSCPGEWGYVTRPMTVKFKAQNRNGEWYEMEVSELFAQAVCHETAHLDGHLFTEIVEEFVEVDEQQ; encoded by the coding sequence ATGGCTGTCAGGAATATACTGAACAAAAGCGATGAAACTCTGCATAAGGTCTGCCGACCCGTGGAGAAGTTCGATGAAAAGCTGTGGACATGGCTGGACGATATGAAAGAGACTCTTGCCAAGGCAAACGGTGTTGGTCTTGCTGCACCTCAGGTTGCTATCCTCAGACGTTTCTGCATCATCGACGTTGGCGACGGCAATGTTTATGAGCTGATCAATCCTGAGATTATTGAGAAATCCGAGGAGACACAGAGAGTTCTCGAGGGATGTCTGTCCTGTCCCGGTGAGTGGGGCTATGTTACCAGACCTATGACTGTAAAATTCAAGGCGCAGAACAGAAACGGCGAATGGTATGAAATGGAAGTCAGTGAGCTTTTTGCTCAGGCTGTATGCCATGAGACCGCCCACCTTGACGGTCATCTGTTCACCGAGATAGTTGAAGAATTTGTTGAGGTAGATGAACAGCAATGA
- the fmt gene encoding methionyl-tRNA formyltransferase yields MKIVFMGTPDFAVPSLKALYEAGHEVQAVFCQPDKPKGRGMKLVAPPVKAFAIEKDIPVYQPNSLKNGGEEFIKVLKDLAPECIVVAAYGKILPKSVLDIPKFGCINVHGSLLPKYRGAGPIQWAVLNDEKTTGITTMLMGEGLDTGDMLLKSETEIGENETAAELFDRLADMGAELIVETLEKLEKGEVTPVPQNEDEASYAPMLTKELSPIDFTKTAREVHKQICGLSDWPCATTLINGKRLKVYHSEIVDGNSDKPAGTVVKAKDLTIACGEGLVRFTEIQAEGSKRMPTADYLRGKPIAEGTVLGK; encoded by the coding sequence ATGAAGATAGTATTTATGGGTACTCCGGATTTTGCAGTGCCTTCACTGAAAGCGCTTTATGAAGCGGGACATGAAGTTCAGGCAGTTTTCTGTCAGCCCGATAAGCCCAAGGGCAGGGGTATGAAGCTAGTGGCTCCGCCTGTAAAGGCTTTTGCAATTGAAAAGGATATCCCTGTTTATCAGCCGAACAGTCTTAAAAACGGCGGTGAGGAATTCATTAAGGTTCTGAAAGATCTTGCTCCGGAATGCATCGTTGTTGCGGCATACGGAAAGATACTTCCAAAGTCAGTGCTTGATATACCTAAGTTTGGCTGCATCAACGTGCATGGTTCGCTTCTTCCTAAATACCGTGGTGCAGGTCCCATACAGTGGGCTGTGCTGAATGATGAAAAGACCACGGGCATCACCACGATGCTCATGGGCGAGGGTCTTGATACAGGCGATATGCTTCTGAAAAGTGAGACCGAGATAGGTGAGAACGAAACTGCTGCCGAGCTTTTTGACAGGCTGGCGGATATGGGTGCTGAGCTGATAGTTGAGACCCTTGAGAAGCTGGAAAAAGGCGAGGTAACGCCTGTTCCTCAGAATGAGGATGAAGCTTCATATGCGCCTATGCTGACGAAGGAGCTTTCTCCTATCGATTTCACCAAGACTGCGAGAGAAGTTCATAAGCAGATCTGCGGACTTTCCGACTGGCCCTGTGCGACTACACTCATTAACGGGAAGAGACTAAAAGTTTATCATTCTGAGATTGTAGATGGTAATTCGGATAAACCAGCAGGAACTGTAGTAAAGGCAAAAGACTTGACGATCGCTTGTGGTGAAGGTCTTGTAAGATTTACAGAAATACAGGCTGAAGGCTCAAAAAGAATGCCAACGGCCGATTACCTCAGAGGTAAGCCGATAGCTGAAGGAACTGTGCTGGGAAAGTGA
- the rsmB gene encoding 16S rRNA (cytosine(967)-C(5))-methyltransferase RsmB → MGNTRWYTVRLLTKLDENNSYSNILLDESLSKSDFDKRDKKFISALFYGVLERRLTLDAIIADLSKNPKNKLNYTLRNILRCGLYQLKYMDSVPDNAAVDESVELAKKCRNPASAGFTNGLLREFIRREKALPKNNNEIDRLSLEYSCPKWLVAKWMKECGKDKCLSLLETSLGQAPTTIKINNLMGSVDETLDMLLAEGVTFERSKMLEYAVNVANAGAIEKTEAYKQGRFHVQDLASQLCCKTLDPQPGDTVLDLCSAPGGKTFTIAEMMNNDGRVLAFDLHPNRVKLIRSGAERLGLTCVRADVNNAKVFNPNLPLADRVLVDAPCSGLGVIRRKPEIKYKDPAEFDRLPVIQAEILDTASRYVKVNGLLVYSTCTVSKAENEEVVKQFLASHEDFEPADSNDAFMQTITPDMYGSDGFFIAKLRRRR, encoded by the coding sequence TTGGGAAATACTAGGTGGTATACAGTCAGGCTGCTGACAAAGCTTGATGAAAACAATTCATACTCCAATATCCTGCTTGACGAATCGCTTAGCAAAAGTGATTTCGACAAGCGGGACAAGAAATTCATTTCGGCACTGTTTTATGGAGTTCTTGAAAGACGTCTGACCCTTGATGCGATAATCGCCGACCTTTCAAAGAATCCCAAGAACAAGCTGAATTACACACTCAGGAATATCCTGCGCTGCGGGCTTTATCAGCTGAAATACATGGATTCCGTACCTGATAATGCAGCTGTTGATGAATCTGTTGAATTGGCCAAAAAGTGCAGAAATCCTGCATCTGCGGGCTTTACAAATGGTCTGCTCAGAGAGTTCATCAGGCGTGAAAAGGCACTTCCGAAGAATAATAACGAGATTGATCGTTTGTCTCTGGAGTATTCATGTCCGAAATGGCTTGTTGCTAAATGGATGAAAGAATGCGGCAAGGATAAGTGCTTGTCACTTCTTGAAACTTCGCTGGGACAGGCTCCTACAACTATCAAGATAAATAACTTGATGGGTAGCGTTGATGAAACGCTTGATATGCTTCTTGCCGAGGGCGTTACTTTTGAGCGTTCCAAAATGCTTGAATATGCTGTAAATGTTGCTAATGCAGGTGCTATCGAAAAGACCGAAGCATACAAGCAGGGAAGATTCCATGTGCAGGATCTTGCAAGTCAGCTTTGCTGCAAAACACTTGATCCTCAGCCCGGAGATACAGTTCTTGATCTGTGTTCTGCACCCGGCGGAAAGACATTCACTATCGCCGAGATGATGAATAACGATGGAAGAGTTCTGGCATTTGATCTTCACCCCAACAGGGTAAAGCTGATACGTTCAGGTGCCGAAAGGCTGGGGCTGACCTGTGTTAGAGCTGATGTTAACAATGCAAAGGTCTTTAATCCCAATCTGCCCTTGGCAGACAGAGTGCTTGTTGACGCTCCCTGCTCGGGACTTGGGGTTATACGCCGTAAGCCCGAGATCAAGTACAAAGATCCTGCTGAATTTGACAGATTACCTGTTATTCAAGCAGAAATACTTGACACAGCGTCGAGGTATGTAAAGGTAAACGGTTTACTGGTCTATTCGACATGTACGGTTTCAAAAGCAGAAAATGAAGAAGTCGTTAAACAGTTCCTTGCTTCTCATGAGGATTTTGAGCCTGCTGATAGTAATGATGCATTCATGCAGACCATTACCCCGGATATGTATGGTTCTGACGGTTTCTTCATCGCTAAACTAAGGCGTCGGAGGTGA
- the rlmN gene encoding 23S rRNA (adenine(2503)-C(2))-methyltransferase RlmN: protein MVAYDENGKIDILGLLPEELEEQILLAGEKKFRAKQIFEWLHVKRVDSFSKMTNLSVQLREKLEKIFCLKSLFIVKRLESNTDNTVKYLYRLPDGNHVETVIMEYNYGNTVCVSTQVGCKMGCRFCASTIAGYKRDLASSEILLQIYEAARDSGRKITGAVLMGIGEPMDNFDNVVNFLKVLSCEQGTNMSLRHVSVSTCGIVPRIYELAEMKLGITLSISLHASNNKSRSEIMPVNNKYDINELLTACRYYFKVTGRRISFEYALIDGHNDKQSDAEELAALLKNFVCHVNIIPVNKIKERNYKSDRKAAEKFRMRLEKLGLNATVRRTLGSDIDAACGQLRREYEI, encoded by the coding sequence ATGGTCGCTTACGACGAGAACGGAAAGATCGATATTTTAGGTCTGCTTCCCGAGGAACTTGAGGAGCAGATACTTCTTGCGGGAGAAAAGAAATTCCGCGCTAAACAGATATTTGAATGGCTTCATGTCAAAAGAGTCGATAGTTTTAGTAAAATGACTAATCTATCTGTACAATTGCGGGAAAAGCTAGAAAAAATATTTTGTTTAAAATCACTATTTATCGTAAAAAGACTTGAAAGTAACACCGATAATACTGTAAAATATCTGTATAGGCTTCCTGACGGGAACCATGTTGAGACTGTTATCATGGAGTATAACTACGGCAATACTGTCTGTGTTTCTACGCAGGTGGGCTGTAAGATGGGGTGCAGATTCTGCGCATCGACTATCGCTGGGTACAAGAGAGATCTTGCTTCCTCCGAGATACTTCTCCAAATATACGAAGCAGCAAGGGACAGCGGCAGGAAGATAACGGGTGCTGTGCTTATGGGTATCGGCGAACCGATGGATAATTTTGACAATGTAGTAAATTTCCTGAAAGTGCTTTCCTGTGAACAGGGAACTAATATGTCTCTGAGACACGTTTCTGTTTCAACTTGTGGGATAGTGCCGAGGATCTACGAACTTGCTGAGATGAAACTAGGCATAACTCTGTCGATCTCACTCCACGCTTCAAATAATAAGAGCAGAAGTGAGATAATGCCCGTTAACAATAAGTATGATATAAACGAACTTCTGACCGCGTGCAGGTATTACTTTAAGGTCACGGGCAGAAGGATTTCTTTTGAATATGCGCTTATTGATGGTCACAATGATAAGCAGTCAGATGCGGAAGAACTTGCCGCTCTGCTCAAAAATTTTGTGTGCCATGTGAATATTATTCCTGTTAATAAGATCAAAGAACGCAATTATAAGTCTGACAGGAAGGCGGCGGAAAAATTCCGTATGCGTCTTGAAAAATTAGGTCTTAACGCGACAGTCCGCAGAACGCTTGGTTCTGATATCGACGCTGCCTGCGGTCAGCTGAGGCGGGAATATGAAATATGA
- a CDS encoding Stp1/IreP family PP2C-type Ser/Thr phosphatase, with amino-acid sequence MFLAFGTDIGQKREENQDRVRVEVLGDNMCIAAVCDGMGGAASGAVASQLAVDSFIERVKENFRPDMNSNSIRNLLLNAVHYANTCVYEKSIEDIDKNGMGTTCVAALVIDKNIYIVNVGDSRGYLLTKDGIDQITTDHTYVEVLRRSGQITDEDAKTHPMRNVITRAVGVEPDVEVDYFERYEEGNFAVVLCSDGLSGYCSDELIYCTVFGNNLDEAVKKLIDHSNECGGKDNITAAIVAN; translated from the coding sequence ATGTTTCTGGCATTTGGTACGGATATAGGTCAAAAGAGAGAAGAGAATCAGGATAGAGTAAGAGTCGAGGTTCTTGGCGATAATATGTGCATCGCTGCTGTTTGTGACGGTATGGGCGGTGCAGCTTCTGGTGCAGTTGCAAGTCAGCTTGCTGTTGACAGTTTTATCGAAAGGGTCAAGGAGAATTTCAGACCCGATATGAACAGTAATTCTATCAGAAATCTTTTGCTCAATGCCGTTCATTACGCAAATACCTGTGTATATGAAAAAAGCATAGAGGATATAGATAAGAACGGGATGGGTACAACCTGCGTTGCTGCTTTGGTCATTGACAAGAACATATACATTGTCAATGTGGGTGACAGCCGCGGTTATCTGTTGACAAAAGACGGCATTGACCAGATCACCACAGATCATACTTATGTCGAAGTGCTCAGGCGAAGCGGTCAGATAACAGATGAAGATGCTAAGACCCACCCTATGAGAAATGTGATCACCAGGGCAGTGGGTGTTGAACCCGATGTCGAGGTCGATTATTTCGAACGCTATGAAGAGGGCAATTTTGCTGTTGTGCTTTGTTCTGACGGTTTGTCGGGGTATTGCAGTGATGAACTTATATACTGCACTGTTTTCGGGAATAATCTCGATGAGGCAGTAAAAAAGCTCATCGACCATTCAAACGAATGCGGAGGCAAAGATAATATAACCGCTGCTATAGTGGCCAACTGA
- the pknB gene encoding Stk1 family PASTA domain-containing Ser/Thr kinase: MDSNIGKKLDGRYEITELIGVGGMADVYKAQDVMEDRPVAVKILKPEFSGDEEFLRRFRNESKAIAVLSHPNIVKIYDVGFTDEIQFIVMEYIDGITLKEFIEQQGVLKWKDALHFITQILRALQHAHDKGIVHRDIKPQNIMLFTDGTIKVMDFGIARFSRIDGKTLSDKAIGSVHYISPEQAQGDMTDERSDIYSVGVMLYEMLTGRKPFDGDTAVNVALKHMQEMAVPPREIMPSIPEALEEIVYHAMEKQPAQRYQSAAEMIRDIDTFKLNQSVVFGYKEGSAPVVDNVGFYPVNNQNRKAVIDDNYNDYDDDYDDDYDDEDYDDEDDDDDYYEPQKKRSYVVPILLAVTVAVVIVAAIIIGWTVIKTFTKGNTGTGIHTSTVVLPNFEGENIVQVKQDWDDKLKIEVQDEYNNDYEEGIIFWQSQTAGKTVKEGFTITLKVSRGKQMAIIPDVSGSESEVAESELRAAKFTVVLRSKYDDNVAEGIAIGTEPAAGTEFALEGAVTLYISKGPLDTQVKVPNVVGLTKEKAITILKENKLKANVQDLPHDGDKGKVIDQSVEPDRRVERDSEVTIYVSTGETDPVDLTISIPMPDGLHGAYSLQGFVNGNVRYTQSISNGETVAGGAITMDISGKKTETITVSIRNEETGKSVNYAVFNVNYEKKTAELNGSLNKDGLLAITPNVKEESSKPEESSSQPDTPEPPQPDNPEPPQSDDSSQADVPPVDNGETTY, translated from the coding sequence ATGGATTCTAATATCGGTAAGAAGCTGGATGGCAGATATGAAATTACCGAGCTTATAGGCGTAGGCGGAATGGCTGATGTCTATAAGGCACAGGACGTAATGGAAGACCGTCCTGTGGCTGTAAAGATCCTTAAACCCGAGTTTTCGGGCGACGAGGAGTTCCTGAGAAGATTCAGGAATGAGAGCAAGGCTATCGCAGTGCTGTCTCACCCTAATATCGTCAAGATATACGATGTGGGCTTCACTGATGAGATACAGTTCATCGTGATGGAATACATCGACGGTATCACGCTGAAAGAGTTTATTGAACAGCAGGGTGTACTGAAATGGAAAGATGCACTGCACTTCATCACACAGATACTGAGAGCTTTGCAGCACGCTCATGACAAGGGCATCGTTCACAGGGATATCAAGCCGCAGAATATCATGCTGTTTACAGACGGCACGATAAAGGTCATGGACTTCGGCATCGCAAGATTTTCCAGGATCGACGGCAAGACCCTTTCTGATAAGGCAATAGGCTCTGTTCACTATATATCTCCCGAGCAGGCACAGGGTGATATGACCGATGAAAGATCGGATATCTATTCCGTTGGCGTTATGCTTTATGAGATGCTTACAGGAAGAAAGCCTTTTGACGGTGATACTGCTGTGAATGTTGCTCTTAAGCATATGCAGGAGATGGCTGTACCTCCCAGAGAGATAATGCCCTCCATTCCCGAAGCTCTTGAAGAGATCGTTTATCATGCAATGGAGAAGCAGCCCGCTCAGCGTTATCAGTCTGCAGCAGAGATGATTAGGGATATCGATACCTTCAAGCTCAATCAGTCGGTAGTATTCGGTTACAAGGAAGGCTCTGCACCTGTGGTCGACAATGTAGGGTTCTATCCTGTGAATAATCAGAACAGAAAAGCTGTTATCGATGATAATTATAATGATTATGACGATGATTATGATGACGATTACGATGATGAAGATTATGATGACGAAGATGACGACGATGATTATTATGAGCCACAGAAGAAGCGCTCATATGTAGTTCCGATACTTCTGGCGGTTACTGTTGCAGTCGTTATCGTAGCAGCGATCATAATTGGCTGGACTGTTATCAAGACTTTCACAAAGGGTAATACCGGTACTGGAATACACACAAGTACTGTTGTGCTGCCTAACTTTGAAGGAGAGAATATAGTTCAAGTTAAACAGGACTGGGACGATAAACTTAAAATCGAGGTTCAGGATGAGTACAATAATGATTACGAAGAGGGTATCATCTTCTGGCAGAGCCAGACAGCAGGTAAGACCGTTAAGGAAGGGTTCACTATCACTCTTAAGGTAAGCCGCGGCAAGCAGATGGCAATTATCCCTGATGTTTCTGGTTCTGAATCCGAAGTTGCAGAGAGCGAACTGAGAGCTGCAAAGTTTACAGTCGTTCTGAGAAGCAAATACGATGATAATGTTGCTGAAGGTATAGCTATTGGCACAGAACCTGCTGCAGGTACTGAATTTGCTCTCGAAGGTGCAGTTACACTTTACATCAGCAAGGGTCCTCTGGATACTCAGGTAAAGGTACCTAACGTTGTTGGCCTTACCAAGGAGAAGGCTATCACGATCCTCAAGGAGAACAAGCTGAAAGCAAATGTTCAGGATCTGCCTCATGACGGTGATAAGGGCAAGGTAATAGATCAGTCAGTTGAACCCGACAGAAGAGTTGAGAGAGATTCCGAAGTTACGATCTACGTTTCCACTGGTGAGACCGATCCCGTTGACCTGACGATCAGTATTCCTATGCCGGATGGTCTGCACGGTGCATACTCGCTGCAGGGTTTTGTAAACGGTAATGTTCGTTATACTCAGTCCATCTCCAACGGCGAAACTGTTGCAGGTGGTGCGATAACAATGGATATCTCAGGTAAGAAGACTGAGACTATCACAGTATCCATCAGAAATGAGGAAACAGGCAAGTCTGTAAACTACGCAGTATTTAATGTAAACTACGAAAAGAAGACTGCTGAACTTAATGGTTCGCTGAATAAGGATGGTCTGCTTGCTATCACACCAAATGTGAAGGAAGAGTCTTCAAAACCTGAGGAAAGCTCATCGCAGCCTGATACACCGGAGCCTCCTCAGCCTGACAATCCTGAGCCACCACAGTCGGACGACAGTTCACAGGCTGATGTGCCGCCCGTTGACAACGGCGAAACCACTTATTAA